The following proteins come from a genomic window of Alnus glutinosa chromosome 10, dhAlnGlut1.1, whole genome shotgun sequence:
- the LOC133880739 gene encoding mogroside IE synthase-like: MEKERIGYRAHCLVLTYPTQGHINPMLEFSKRLEHKGVKVTLVTTYFISNTIHKEATTIALETISDGYDEGGRAKAESIHAYLERFRRVGSQTLAELLEKLSSSSRPVDCIVYDAFLPWALDVAKKFGLVGAVLFTQSCAVDNIYYQVHKGVLKVPLSETEILLLGSLPLEPQDMPSFVSDFGSYSAFLDILVGQFSNVDKADCVLVNTFYELEQEVVDWMEKIWPLGTIGPTIPSMFLDKRIEDDKSYGFSIFKPNMDACMKWLNDSPKGSVVYVSFGSSAALEVEQMQELAWGLRMSNRCFLWIVRASEEVKLPKSFVEETSEKGLVVRWCSQLEVLAHEAVGCFVTHCGWNSTLEALSFGVPMVAVPQWSDQSTNAKYIMDVWKIGLKAPVDEKGLVRRDALEHCVQEIMEGERGKEIKKNAFKWRKLAKEAVDDGGSSDKNIEEFVAKLVPS; the protein is encoded by the exons ATGGAAAAGGAAAGGATCGGCTACAGAGCACATTGTTTGGTCTTAACCTATCCAACCCAAGGCCACATAAATCCCATGCTCGAATTCTCGAAGCGTTTGGAGCACAAAGGAGTAAAAGTTACACTGGTTACCACCTACTTCATCTCCAACACCATACATAAAGAAGCCACTACCATTGCGCTCGAGACAATCTCCGACGGCTATGATGAAGGCGGGAGAGCGAAAGCAGAGAGCATCCACGCATATTTAGAGCGCTTTCGGAGAGTCGGGTCGCAAACTTTGGCTGAACTCCTTGAGAAACTTTCTAGCTCAAGCCGTCCTGTCGATTGCATTGTTTATGATGCTTTCTTGCCTTGGGCTCTAGACGTAGCCAAAAAGTTTGGGTTAGTCGGGGCTGTGCTTTTCACTCAATCTTGTGCTGTTGATAATATATACTACCAAGTCCACAAAGGAGTACTTAAAGTCCCTCTTTCAGAGACAGAAATTTTACTTCTTGGGTCACTGCCACTCGAACCTCAGGATATGCCGTCCTTCGTTTCTGATTTCGGATCCTACTCAGCTTTCCTTGACATACTTGTGGGTCAATTCTCCAACGTTGATAAAGCTGACTGTGTTCTTGTGAACACGTTTTATGAGTTGGAGCAAGAG GTGGTGGATTGGATGGAAAAGATATGGCCATTGGGAACAATAGGACCAACTATACCATCAATGTTCCTAGACAAGCGAATTGAAGATGACAAAAGCTATGGTTTCAGTATCTTCAAACCAAACATGGATGCCTGCATGAAGTGGCTAAATGATAGTCCAAAAGGGTCGgttgtttatgtttcttttgGGAGTTCGGCCGCTCTTGAAGTTGAGCAAATGCAAGAACTAGCTTGGGGATTGAGAATGAGTAACAGATGCTTCTTGTGGATTGTCAGGGCATCAGAAGAGGTAAAGCTCCCAAAAAGCTTTGTGGAGGAGACGTCTGAGAAGGGATTGGTGGTTCGTTGGTGTTCCCAGTTGGAGGTCTTAGCTCACGAGGCGGTGGGATgctttgttacacattgtgggTGGAACTCTACTTTGGAGGCCCTTAGTTTCGGTGTACCAATGGTCGCAGTCCCACAATGGTCAGATCAGAGCACGAATGCAAAGTATATTATGGATGTTTGGAAGATAGGATTGAAAGCTCCGGTTGATGAGAAAGGGTTGGTCAGGCGAGATGCATTAGAACATTGCGTTCAGGAAATaatggagggagagagagggaaagagattAAGAAAAATGCTTTCAAATGGAGAAAGCTGGCCAAAGAGGCTGTCGACGACGGTGGAAGTTCTGATAAAAACATTGAAGAATTTGTAGCTAAATTGGTTCCTAGCTAG